Proteins from one Desulforegulaceae bacterium genomic window:
- a CDS encoding septum formation initiator family protein, which produces MNFKTFSIIFLIISFIYFCFIIFNDQGYLKVKELEAKKTSLVNESLEIENENEDLSRKIVRLQNDKNYIEHVIRNEFHMVKDDEIVLFIEDKNFDGQFKKE; this is translated from the coding sequence ATGAACTTCAAAACTTTTTCCATTATTTTTCTTATAATCTCGTTTATTTATTTTTGTTTTATTATTTTCAATGATCAAGGGTATTTAAAGGTAAAAGAACTTGAAGCAAAAAAAACTTCACTTGTAAATGAAAGTTTAGAAATTGAAAATGAAAATGAAGATTTATCAAGAAAAATAGTAAGACTTCAAAATGATAAAAACTATATTGAGCATGTAATAAGAAATGAATTTCATATGGTAAAAGATGATGAAATTGTTTTATTTATAGAGGATAAAAACTTTGATGGACAATTTAAAAAAGAATAA